TTGGTATTGTGAACAATgaggatgtttaaaaaaaataaaaaccttcacaGTTGTCTGATAGCAgtttaatacaaaaaagaataCAGATAAAGCATCCACTGAAAATAGAACTCTTGGTCCATTAATAAACACTCAGAGTAGCGCTGTGCTAGCGGCGTGATGCTGCTGTCATCAGCTCACGGTCTCTGCTGGCCAGTTTGTGACGCGGGCAGACCGCTGCCGTATCTGTGCGGAGCTGCATTCAGAGTCCTGTATCCCTGAACCCCGAGGCCCATCCTCATGGCAGGGACAGAGCCCTGGTTCAGCGTGCTGGAGTAGAGGGTCATCCCAGAGGAGAGAGGCGTGTTGAAGGGCCTGTGCTGCTGGGCCGTCTGGAACACCACGGGCTGGATGTGCTTTCTCGGCGTGTTGAAGGAGAACTCGGATGGAGGGCTGCTGGGCTTCGCAGGTGTAGATGTGACCGGGTTCGACTCCGAGAGGCTGAGCGAGCCGGTGGGCAGGGTGCTGGAGGTCAGCGAGTGACGTGCCTAGTCGTCTTTGAAGATCTGAATGGTCAGCGTGGACACTAGTGTGTGTAGCTGGCTGGTCACATGGGCCAAAACCATCTGCTCGTCAGCATCTCTGCGCATGCGGACGTGAACGGAGCCGGCCTGCGCAGAAACACAGTGAGTTAAGATCTCCTGTCTGAAGGGTTTTTACTGAAGAGCTGAGTGATCAGGACTCTCAtctgtgtccctggagcacagaagcagtcatcagtttCACAGGGATATTTGTagaaacacacaacaaaacattgtattggtcacaattatagttttttctttcatgacaaaaatcattattatataatgaagttccatgaagataatttttttaattttctatcgtaaatatatcaaaactacatttttgattagtaatacgcattgctaagaacttcatttgaacaactttaaagattattttttaggggttttttttgcaccctcagattcctgatttttaaataattccatCTGAACCAGATCTTTCAGATgaagtataaatattaatttgaaaaaattgacctttatgactggttccctttcataggttcaCTTCAATGCTGCGATGACATCATCGCTTTGGGAACatctctggtgtgacgaatgtctgaagcgaATCATCTGTTGCCCATAGGAAAGAGATTCTTGTGATCTAAGCCATCTATATATATAGACCAGTTTACTCCTCTAAGGCGGACACAATGGGTTTTCCAGTATTTATGTATGACGTTACACGGACTCACGAGGAAACAGGTAGGAAGACCGTTTTGCGGCCTTTATCTATTGTTGTTTCCGTGATATCTGTGTTTGAAAATAAGTTGCACTCTGGGCTCGCTCTCTTTCTGAAGAAGGAGAGATGTTCGTTCAACCATTGCTGTTCTAGTTCTGCAGTTGCCGAAATGTGCCGCACGAACTCGACGCTTGGGGTGACGGCGATGAGCCCGAGTGTTCAGTGAGTGAGAGAACGGAATTAATCCCCCTTTTCTCTCGCTCTATTCCCCGGACCACGTGTTCAGCAGAAGAGCACCTCGTGAGTCAGGTGGTTAGTCATATCTGTTTCCCGCTCCGGAAGCTCGTAATCGATTCTGTTGGCTGTGGATTGGATGACGCATACTCTACAGCCGCCCCTGGCTCTTGAGCTCGCAGGCGACACAAGCTGTAGATATAAGCTATGGGTTAAGGGGCAAGCTTACTGATATAATATCCACAGTTGCTCTACTCCCTCCATGGATAAAGTGTTTTCtcaattttatatgtatatgagAGGCACTGATTTGAGGACGTTAAGTCGTGCACTACAGTCTTGGCACTTAGAGCTACCAAGCATTAGTTTGCACGACTAATTACTATTTCTTTCAGCTCTGCTTCAGCATTGAGCAGAAACAAATAAGTGGAAGAGCTCATATGTTTCAGAGTATTTCTTAGCTATAACAGTGAGCAGGTGTTTTCCCCTTTTCCCTCTGTTATCTGCTTAGCTGTACTAATGCAGACATGTTCATTTGATTTGGCGCTTACGCTTCCAACTCTTGTTCGTGTACTGTTTTTAGATGCAGACTCCGACACAACACACCTGCAGAAGGTGGGTGTTGTGCACTATTATTTTGGCGCCTCCTGCTACCAATAATAGTTGCCTGACTACTTCATTCAGCTCCGCTGCTGCGTCGAGCTGAAACAAATGGAAGCGCTCACGTGATTATAGCAAGCTATGACAGTGAGCTGGCGGGTTTTGCTCTCTCTCTGTTATTGGCCTAGCTGCATTGATGCAGACACGTTCATTTGATTTGGCGCTTACACTTTCAACTCTTGTTTGTGTACTGTTTTTGGACGCAGACTCTTAGGAGCTGCTGTATTGAGCTGAAGTATTAAGTGGCAAGCTGTTGTAACATTAATGTTATATTGCCTCAGATTGTAGAGATAAGCATCTTTCTCTCTACTTCTGCGCTGCACTGATGCAGGCACGTGTGTTGAATTGGTGCTTACACCTCCAGCACTTATTTGGTGTACTGCTTCTAGGCGCAGACTCTAAGAATTCTGCAGCCGATGTTTGTCTTGCATTATAGTCTTGGTGCCTCGTGCTACCAAGCATTAGTCTACCTGGCTATTCATTTTTCTTTCAGCTCCGCTGATGCTTGAACTGGAACAAATCATAGTGACTCGAGGTGCAGAGTGAGCAGGGGTTTCTTGTCTCTATTCCTGCTCTGCATGAATGCATGTACATTGATTTGGCACTTACGCTTCAAAATCTAGTTACATGTGACCCGTTTTTATCATGGATTCCACAGCTGACATTGCAGTGCGCTTTGGTTTTTGGTGCTTCATGCTACCAAACACTAGACTGTCCAGCTAATAATAATTCTTCAGCTCCACTGCTGTTTGAGCAGGAACAAATAGTGGACTCTGTGCTATGAGCTGGATCTGTGGAGTTTTGCAACACACATCTGTCATGCAACATGGTTTTTGGCACTTCAAGCTAGCAAAACTATTTGCATAACTGGCCTAATCATTATTCTTCTCATCCCAACTGAGTTACTCTGAGCTGAGCTTCTTTGAGAAAAAGTTCACGTGTAAGAGTATCTTTTATGGCAAGCTATTAATGCTCACCATGGTCAGCCTACTTCATTTTGCTACCAACACTCGCTTCACATGAATACATTACTGTGCACTAGAGATGTGGGTGCTTCATGCTACCAAGCAGTGGTTTGCATGATAAATTACTCTGTTCTTTTCAGCTCTGCTGTTGCATTGAGATGGAACTGTGTATAAATGTGGGCAACCTAAAAGTTTGTTGCCTTTATCAGTTTTTCCGCTGCATGTTGCGTTTGCATTGGTGCAGGGCCTATGTTGACATCCAAGTCCCCACTCTGTGGTTGGTGCTGGCATCCCTGATTTAGTATCCATTCCTGTTTCAGAGGTTTTTCTCGCAACTCATGTGTCTCGGGCCTCATGAGGGAGGATCAGGCTGTCATATGGTTACACCATCTAGCATATTTGGGTTGATTGAATGTGCGTCACCTAACCTTGTGCTTGGAGTAAGCAATGTCAAGGACACAGATGCTCATCCGGTCTCTATCTGAACCAAAGATTGGTTTGTGACCATCAGTCTAAGGATGGGTACTTCTGCATCCTGAtcatcaagagacacaggaagctCCTCAGGTCTGCTTTTTGAATTAAGTTTGCCAATACTTTATTATTCCATTGAACTGGCCTTTGAGCAATTGAGTGGCTGTCACATTAGGTAAAGGACTGACAACATGACTGTGATCTCATACATTGATCTGTGAGGATTACACTCTCCCTGTCAGgttggcgagacatgttcttctttggACGCAGACTAGGTTCCTGTCGATCAGAGCAGTTCATGTCCCGGATCACCTGACCCCAGGAGTGGACTTACTCTTGCACCCTCGGTTGTGTGAGTCTCATAcaggcatgtactggccatcgggactaccgggagattcccggtgggccgcggtctggttgggctggtgcgttatgtattttgtttttaaatcattatttatt
The Carassius auratus strain Wakin chromosome 38, ASM336829v1, whole genome shotgun sequence genome window above contains:
- the LOC113057351 gene encoding LOW QUALITY PROTEIN: zinc transporter 6 (The sequence of the model RefSeq protein was modified relative to this genomic sequence to represent the inferred CDS: substituted 1 base at 1 genomic stop codon), which gives rise to MDATSVVAITLMTFGTMYPMMSVYSGKVLLQVCPPHVIGQLDKLLQEGFTLDGVLKVRNEHFWTIGFGSLAGSVHVRMRRDADEQMVLAHVTSQLHTLVSTLTIQIFKDDXARHSLTSSTLPTGSLSLSESNPVTSTPAKPSSPPSEFSFNTPRKHIQPVVFQTAQQHRPFNTPLSSGMTLYSSTLNQGSVPAMRMGLGVQGYRTLNAAPHRYGSGLPASQTGQQRP